In Pseudohongiella acticola, the sequence TGTTTCCGGATTGATGATAAGCTTTGGGATGCTAGCGTTGGCAGCCAACATCGCTTGCCTGATAATAATTCATCGCGAGAAAGACAGCGGCGCACATATGAAGGCCAGCTGGATTTTTTCGGCAAATGACGTTATCGCCAACGTTGGCGTCATTCTCGCCGGGGTGTTGGTGACCTGGACAGGATCAAGTTATCCAGACCTGGTGATTGGTTTCATTATTGGTGCCATTGTATTAAACGGTGCCTGGCGCATTCTTCAGCTTAAAAATTAGCACATTGGACATTTGTACATGCCTCTATGATGAACGCAACCTAGAACAACACTTTAATACCCCCATTCACAATAAAACCATCAAGCGGGGCATAAATATCCCTGAATTGAGGATTCGATAGGCTGCCGGTGTAGATAGTATCGAACCGTGTTTGACGGGTATCACCAAAGTTTTCGAAATTAAGGAATAGCTTTACGTTTTCCGCCAAAGTCTTCTCTGTCATCACACCTGTGACCCAATAGCTTTTACCTCTGGCACCGTCGCTCAGACGCTGCGGTCCATAGTAATAAGCTTCAAGTCCTATCCTGAAATCATCTTCGCGCTCATAGATTAGAACATTGTTGAGCCGGTGTTCTGACACCAGCGGCGCTCTGGATACCGTACCCGCATAGTGCTCGCGCACATTCGCGTGCGTATAACCCAGAAACAGCTTGAAGTCGCCGTATGTGGCTGTAACAGTGATCTCTACGCCCCGCGTATCGACATATCCATCGGGTTGCGTAAATTCAAGGTTATCTCCCTGCTCCTGCAACTCCAGTGGATCGTCCACGCGTGTGTAAAACAGCAGCGAATTTAGCGTAATAAGGTTACCGTTACTCTGGGGTATCCGATAGGTCACATCCATGTTGACACCTTTGGACTGCTCCTCATTCATCGAGCTGCGGTCCAACGGTAATACATTGCGGAACTGCACACTCTCTGCTTCTTCAATGAATAATGAAGGCAAACGATAGCCCAGACCACCACCAGCGCGAACAGTGATGTCAGTCGTCGGCTCGTACAAAAACGCGACACGCGGCAGAGTAATGGTACCGTGATCATCGTTGTGGTCTACACGAACGCCTGCTTCAATACTGACGGTGTCGGTCAGCGGTCGGGAGTTTTGAATGAATGCACCCAGCGTATACTGAGAGAAATCCTGATTAAAGCCCGGTACGGCGTCCTGTTGTTCAAATTCTTCAGTGATCAGGCTCAAGCCCGTTATCCATTCGGCAGCACCCTTCGGCAGCGCGTAGTGCAGCTCGCTGAAGCTTGATTTTTGTACCCCCGCAAATCCAAAGTCGGCCATTTCAAGCTCTCGATCAAAGTGTCCCAGACTGTTTCTGAAATTTAAAGTCCCCTCTCCCAGCGGGCGACTATATTCAAGCTGACTTGACAACCGCTTGGTACGATTGTCTTCGTAATAGGGCTCGGCGACCGGCCTGTCTTTGATGTAATCCATATTGCCGCCGAGGCGATCTTCCACAACGGCGGTAATGCCGATGCTCAGCTCGCTTGAATCATCCAGATAGAAAAATGCGCGCGGATTCAGCGTCCATCGCTCAAATTGAGGAATAGCTGACAAGCCGACATCCGACGGATCATAGGCAGTGTTTTCGTTCCATGAAGCGAAAAGTGTGGTACCTACCTTGTCGCTGCGCGAAGCGTGAAAAGCACTGGCATCGAGTCCACCCGCCGAGGTTCGATTTAGTAACATGCTGGTCTCTGGCTCGTAATCAGGCACTTTGGTGATCAGATTCACTAAACCCGCTATTGCGCCGCCTCCATACAAGGTAGAAGAGGAGCCCTTGATGACCTCAACTGCCTGCAGATCCAGAGGCGCGATCTGGAGCAACCCAAGTCCACCGGCAAAACCCGAATACAATGGCAAGCCATCGCGCAACATTTGTGTGTAGCGGCCGTCCAGCCCCTGGATACGGATACTCGAGTTAAATGTGGTCGCCGAAGTCTGTTGAACCTGAATGCCGGTGCTTTCATTCAACAACATCCTGATGTCACCAGGTTTCATGTTCACCTTTTCACCAAGCTCTTCACCCGAGATTAATTCCACTCGTGTTGGCAAATCTTCCAATGAACGACGGCTTCGGGTAGAGGTCACCAGGATTTCTTCGACTGCCTCTTCCTGGGTATCTTCATCATCATCAGATTGGCCATACGCATCAGGTTGAACGATACAAAATACTAATACTCCACACACTAACGGGGACCAAAAAGACTGCATGATAAGAGCTCCTTTATGAACTGCAATTTTGGCTGACATCTGAATCAATGATGGAGGAGTCAGCTTTGTAGAACGCCGCTTTGGTGGCAATGGCCGACATTTAAAACCCTGTAGCTACTCCAGGGTCAATAGGGTATTATCTGGAAAAATTATAGAGGTGAGCATGCGGATAGGACAGCTAAGCCAAGCAACTGGCATAGGGATTGAAACAATTCGCTACTATGAGAAAGTTGGGTTGCTGCCCGACCCTGCACGATTGCCGAATGGTTATCGCGATTATGGCCCTGGGCACCTGGACAGATTGGCATTCATTCGCCAATGCCGCTCTCTGGATATATCAATCGCTGATATAGCGCGTTTGCTCGATTTTCGACATGGTAGTCCAACAGATTGCGATGCGATCAATCAGCTGGTCGATGAACATCTGGCTCAGATTCGTACTCAAATTGTCAGCATGCGTGCGCTAGAGAGCCAGCTCATTGAGTTGCGTAAACGCTGTTCAAAAGGAAAGAGAACGCCTGATTGCGGTATTCTCAATGAATTGACAACCTCAGCCCGTGGCAAAATGGCAATCAAACGGTTCCCTTCACATTGATTAGCAACTGATCAACCTCACAGCCAATCACAGTCTATGGTGTCATTCTATCCGTGCCCATATATCTTGGTATCCTGGTGACAGTGATCAGGGTGTTCAAACTCCAGCGTGGAATGCCGTATGTTGAACTCCGCCTCCAGCGCCTTTTTTAGCCGATGTTTGGTCTGCTCAAACTGATCCCAGGCGCCGGCATCAATGACTACATGAGCGTCTAGCGAGGCTTCATGCTCACCCATTTGCCAGCAATGCACATGATGAACATCAACCACGCCTTCGATCCTGGTGAGTACCTGAATGACAGCGTCCGTATCAATATTCAAAGGGCTCCCCAACATCAATGTTCTGATACTTCCACCGATTTCTGTCAGGCCAAGATAAAGAATATAGCTTGCGATGACGATGGTGATGACAGGGTCAACCCAACGCAGGTCGTAGAGCAGGATGAAAACACCGCCAATGATCACGGCGACTGATGCGAGCGCATCGGACAGATTATGCAGAAACAGCGCACGGATGTTGACGCTGTCTTTCTGCATTGAATAGGTGAGTAAGGCTGTCAGCGCATCCACGGCCAGAGCAATACCGCCCAGCCAGATGACCCACCAACCTTTGACTTCCGGGGGATCCAGTATCCGCATGCCACCTTCGTATATCAGGTACATCCCGATGATAATCAAGGTGGTGTAGTTTATCAGGGCTGCAACTACCTCAATTCGCCCATACCCAAAGGTCATCCTGGCGTCCGCCGGGCGACGCGAAATTTTCCGGGCGGCAAACGCAATGACCAGCGCTGCCATGTCCGAAAAGTTATGCAAGGCATCGGCAATAAGCGCCAGGCTGCCGGCAAAAATACCGCCCCCGATTTGCGCAAACGTCAGAATAGCATTGGCCCAGATGGCGATGGCAACGCGCTTATCCTTCGATTCCGGGGACATATGGTTGTGTTCGTGACTCATTGGATCACCCTCGTCCTAGTCGCTGGAAAATTGCCCCCGGCAAGGTCGCTAGGGGCAAAGCAATCACCTTTCCTTAAGTTTTTTGTCTTTCCTGTGCAGCAGGGTATAAAGCACCGGCAATACAAACAACGTCAGTAATGTTGACGAAATAATGCCGCCAATCACGACTGTAGCCAATGGCC encodes:
- a CDS encoding Cd(II)/Pb(II)-responsive transcriptional regulator, which codes for MRIGQLSQATGIGIETIRYYEKVGLLPDPARLPNGYRDYGPGHLDRLAFIRQCRSLDISIADIARLLDFRHGSPTDCDAINQLVDEHLAQIRTQIVSMRALESQLIELRKRCSKGKRTPDCGILNELTTSARGKMAIKRFPSH
- a CDS encoding TonB-dependent receptor plug domain-containing protein produces the protein MQSFWSPLVCGVLVFCIVQPDAYGQSDDDEDTQEEAVEEILVTSTRSRRSLEDLPTRVELISGEELGEKVNMKPGDIRMLLNESTGIQVQQTSATTFNSSIRIQGLDGRYTQMLRDGLPLYSGFAGGLGLLQIAPLDLQAVEVIKGSSSTLYGGGAIAGLVNLITKVPDYEPETSMLLNRTSAGGLDASAFHASRSDKVGTTLFASWNENTAYDPSDVGLSAIPQFERWTLNPRAFFYLDDSSELSIGITAVVEDRLGGNMDYIKDRPVAEPYYEDNRTKRLSSQLEYSRPLGEGTLNFRNSLGHFDRELEMADFGFAGVQKSSFSELHYALPKGAAEWITGLSLITEEFEQQDAVPGFNQDFSQYTLGAFIQNSRPLTDTVSIEAGVRVDHNDDHGTITLPRVAFLYEPTTDITVRAGGGLGYRLPSLFIEEAESVQFRNVLPLDRSSMNEEQSKGVNMDVTYRIPQSNGNLITLNSLLFYTRVDDPLELQEQGDNLEFTQPDGYVDTRGVEITVTATYGDFKLFLGYTHANVREHYAGTVSRAPLVSEHRLNNVLIYEREDDFRIGLEAYYYGPQRLSDGARGKSYWVTGVMTEKTLAENVKLFLNFENFGDTRQTRFDTIYTGSLSNPQFRDIYAPLDGFIVNGGIKVLF
- a CDS encoding cation diffusion facilitator family transporter yields the protein MSHEHNHMSPESKDKRVAIAIWANAILTFAQIGGGIFAGSLALIADALHNFSDMAALVIAFAARKISRRPADARMTFGYGRIEVVAALINYTTLIIIGMYLIYEGGMRILDPPEVKGWWVIWLGGIALAVDALTALLTYSMQKDSVNIRALFLHNLSDALASVAVIIGGVFILLYDLRWVDPVITIVIASYILYLGLTEIGGSIRTLMLGSPLNIDTDAVIQVLTRIEGVVDVHHVHCWQMGEHEASLDAHVVIDAGAWDQFEQTKHRLKKALEAEFNIRHSTLEFEHPDHCHQDTKIYGHG